tacttcttgactttatttcaataataactTGGGCGTTGGAGTGGTAACGTTTTTTTTGTAGATCCCCCCTTCAGGATTTGAATTCGCTCTATTACAATGAGCTGACATATATGGTTTCATCCACATGCATCTTTCGTTATTTTGTAATGGAATGTTGAGTATAAAAACATGCAtagtttctaaaattttgagattaaaatGTTAGATTTGTAAACTTTGagattatatgtaataattccCCATCAAACAAGattaaaatgacaattttaatgTCAAACTCATGTTCAGtatcgaaaaaaaattcaacaaaacttttGTTGTCGAAACTAATTTTGTTGAGATcttttcaccaaaaataaagtcccgaacaataataaaaagaaagacttttacctaaattattttacgggactaaaaaaatatttttatcaatttgataatattgTGTATATGGTAGTCGTGATGAGCCatgcattatatttattaaaaaaagcaaaaggaaaaattgaaaGGAAGGTAGCTAGATATGTGCTATTGGTGAGACAGCATGCTTATAGGCATCATCTTCAAACTTCGGATAGCCTCGGAACATTAAAAAGAGTTGGTCCTGTCCTAACTTTGTGGGGACAAAGTGCCCAAGATTTCGACCTTAGAATTGTTCCAAAAGTGCAAAGGTGGTGACTCAGATGTGGATTTCTTCAAAACACTGCCCTTATCCTCTTGCCTTGTACTATGGGAAAGCTAAGGAATTCAAACCACATGAAAATGACCCGTcttctacatatatatctatatatattaggatAATATCAAACACTTGGAAAACATTATCAAACGTGTAAACTAATGACATCCCACGAAACCCTTTTCACTAACAGCCACATATATCCATCCAACCTTcgattttacatataataattaatctctatgttattatttgtttagtgtaaattacaagcaaaaatgtatatatatgctcCCTTGAATGAGGGCTCTTGGGACTCAAACCATTGAGCTTGCAAGCCTcattttcctctctctctcttactcAGTGTGTActaattatttgttgtataTCCTGTCGAGAAATGGACTTGAAAGAGTCAAGACAGCTTAGATGGGCAGATGAAAATTGTGAATCTATGGAGTCATCTTCCATTGACGATTCTGGTGATCAGACGACAGAGTTGTCGGATGATGctaattcattttcttctccttcGTCTAGTTCTTCTTCCCCTTCATGCGGTCCTCTCTATGAACTGGCTGATCTCATGGCCCAACTCCCCATCAAGTAAGTATAACACAcccttattatattataacacAGTTAAAGTCCAACATTATCACTTTCGTATTgtgaattttcattaattcttGTAAATGTTTGATTGGATATATGTATTAGGCCTGGAAATGGTCGGATATCGCCAGATTCGGACTCAGATTCAATAAATatccataatatttttttcatacccTATCCATATACTATCCTAGAAAATACTCGTAGGGTCTTACTCAAATTATATCCAAAAGAATTGGATAGAGTTTGGATCTTACCCATTTGGAGacccattttttcttttcttttaaatgtgtttaaaggattaaaagtttttaaattttaaatttatattcaaattaaacaatatatgCTACAAAATTAACTTAGTAGTGCATTTTTATGACCCGTCTGTcaataaactaaaactaattacttaaatttcaatagttacaaattgaaatatttaaataatgaactTGATTTTGTCAAAATGTCGAAccgatattaataaatttttaaataagagcCTTAAACTTATCCAAACAATGGactaataatattgatttatatattatgaagtCAAGacaagttcaaaataaaaatgaaacataaGAGTTGGTaaaagtaaatgaattaagtataatatatctaaCTCGCATATAGATCTTTTAAGTATAGTTTGAattggtaatttatttttaaacaaattttatttattccatgtattagtcaaatttcactaaattaagttaattcgtatttttttaattttctaaatatcaAGTTAAGTTTgcttaatttgatcataaaattaattttttgagcAATTACGGAATCAACATAAAAAGCTCCAGcatatttggtcaaaatttcaataagtaattaatataaataaaaattgtaatgagtatataaataaatcaacatctttggatttaaaatatatcaataatcatGGGTATTTAAAGGTATTAGATCCTATCTATACCcacttatttaatttcatggaTCTAGGATAGGGTAGGACCTTTTGCCGATTGGGTAGGATATGAGTATGGGTATGggtcttaaaattattttgtggaCATGAGAAGGGGGTACCATACCTATTGACAAGCCTGATATATGTGATCCACACAATTGGTTAGTTGTAGGACTCCAGCTAGAATCTTCTTTAAAAGATGTGTGTGAAGGCATTAACATACTATCTcaactttaataaaaaaataaaattattattattattaaggtAAATTAAGTTCCACGTTAtcacttaataaaaaaaataaaaacatatagaatacaaatatatatatatatatatagaggcaTCTGGATGCTGAGATTGGTATGTGTGTGTTGATTAATGTGTGCAGGAGGGGTCTTTCAAAGTATTATGATGGGAAGTCAAGGAGTTTTGCATGTTTGGCAAGTGTGGGGAGCGTTGAAGATCTTGCAAAGAAAGAGATAAGTTGTTATAGTAAAAGAATGAAATCATGCAAAAGCTATGGGGCCAATTTGAATAATCGCCACAAATTTGGTCCAAGGCCTACCATTGCAAAGAGGTCCCCCAAAACACCTTTTTCACCTTCTAAGGGTGCAATGCTGGTAAATTGAAGTACCCTCttttttttagggtttatatcacaaaaaaatcattcaatttttgatttgattatgtATTTGCCAGACTAGAAGTACTTTTGAAGTTACTTGTTTCATCTTTTGTTTCAATGGGGTAAATTGAAACAAGAGTACAATAAATCTATTTTGGTGTAATACTGTTTCAACTCTAGCCATTCTGCTGTTGTTCTTAATTTAAATGCTTCATTTAGTTGTGGTAAATAGGCGGGTTGGACTGGGTTTGGATTGGATTCAAATGGATCAGATCTAATATGGGTTAATGGATTTCAATGAATGGGTTCAAAATGGGTTGGGTTGTAAATAGATTGAGTCAGGTTagtataaactattttattaatttgaactttaaaggttttaaatttacactgaagagaaaaagaacctGAACTTTTaaatcatcaatattattaaatgagtTTGAACATACTTTGGATTAATTTGACctctcaaaataaatattaggtgAATGAGAAATTAAAGTTTATAGTAAACCACTACTTATAAATcagggttaattatacttaaattcttttttaaaatgcgagaattatatttcttttcaaaaaaaatttgaacttatACTTACATTATTTTCGAAAATGATTCCTTTACACTTAAAACCCTTTCGTTAGGATTTAGGACGGAATAAAAAACtaatgctaaaaaaaaaaaattacaaaaattttcaattttgcgcttcatttaatattttcatgtatattttcaatttgtccAAGTATTTTTGTACATCTCCTATTCCGTTGTACAAGATTTGATTCTTTCATGCCTGTTGGAAGTGTTTCGGATAATATAATaggaaagaaattataaattttaaatattaaagatatattaattataattagaccAAACCTTaagatatatgtaatttaccttcaaaaatttattttatctatattgAACTCTACTTGCTTAtcaaagtaataattattttactcaTTCTTAACTTTtctaataaagaaatatatatatatatatatatatatatatataaacacacactaaatgaagatatatttaatttttaatcaaatgtagtaacattttaaaataaaattctcaaataactatatatgatttaatagTTCACCTTCCAcctaattaaatatctatttaAATGATATGACCTTAACAATACTAAAtgacaattaaaatattaatgtctTGTAGTTTTCAATCGCCTAAACATCGAAAAAGAGCTACAACCAGGGGTGGATAAGGATCTTCAACTCCCCCTGATGGTAGGGGTGTTGAGGACTATGGTGAATGTTGGGGTggttgttcttgtttttgagCGGCCTGCAGTCTAGAGACTCTGTTATTGACCTCCTTCCCCCTCGGCTCGTTTTCCTCAAGAGCCGAGGACTCTTCTCAACTTCTATGAGGAGAAAGAGGGATCGAGTCTGCAGGTTGATTAGTTGCAAATTGAGTTATCGCTTGTGCGGTTAATATTTTAGGTATTGCTCTACTCCGTTCTCGTGTGTTTCATGGGCAATGTTCACCCCTTGACCATCACAAGATGGAGACCTAGTCTATATTTAAGTGTCGCGGTAATAGTTTTCCGCAGACACCACCAATGATGTGGATGCAGGTGGTATAAAggatttaatgaaaaaattacctTTGACACACGACCATTTCCCAAGGCTCTTCTATCGAcagagagagatttttttaGAGATATAGGGTAAtgaattatcaaatcatgaaTAGTGGAgttggtttaaaaaataatataagagtTATTTATAGTAGTATTGAAAGTTTTATAATGTGGTAGGATGCATGTGTCTATTGTGTGGcgtatatgtaaaaattacttttataccCTTGTAAACTTGAATATTACTAACATCAGAGTTTTAATCGACATTGCGcgtatatattttcatttaattattttgttaatattaataaattcaataaattttaattgattaaaaattttatttattagataaaacaaaacctcaaaattctaaattattaaaaatttacttataattacattaaaactaaaaagacaAGCGGtgcactaaaataaaataaatatacatctGTTGGGCGATTCCCGGGACCGCCCATGGATCCACGCAAATACAGTCGATAATTTGTACGAAATGGTTAATTAACTTAGATGaaagaaactaaaataatCATTAACGACGTTTAATCTTATCCATTTCCTCAAGATTCATCACACCTTCACCCCCTATATCAGTAAACTCCAACACACTCACTCACTCACCACAAACAATCAGAGATCCAACAGCCGAAGATGAAGAAAAGTTCGAAAACCAGGGGAGCTGAGGTGAGGAAGGATCGAAAGTCGGGCACGGGTCTCAGCGGATCGCCGAAGAAAGGCGGCCACGGCGGCAAGTTCACATGGGCTGGCGACGGCTACTGGCGGGCCGACCTCGAATGGGCTGAGATGGAAGCCAACCACCCCAACTCCGAAGAGACCGACGTGATGACGCCATTGTCTAACTCTGCTTCAACATTTGATGGCTGATCTTTCGGTTTGTCACTTTTGAGATCTTCTGTGTTTGTATTTATGTATGATCCGAGACTGTAGCTACTCTACTGGTGAATGGTGATCGTTGATTGCCAGTGTTTGTAGAAGAATAAATTTGGacttttgatttctttacCTCATTTCTCttgttctatattttttatttaattaatttatatatgaataaatattatacttgAATATGATAAGTACTTTACTTCAAAATAATAGATAAAACAACCTAACTAGTTttcgatttattttttttcaatctaaTTCATTGCcctcaaatttcaattattaaatcatatgttgtaaaagaataatttttaaaaaattcaagttttataagaataaaaagattaagtttttcgaacaaaaattatttgattacattagatatttggattttaaaaacacaaaattgcaattaaatttataaatatttaattaatttaattaggggtgttgaatttgattaatCAAATCGTACTaaataatcacataaaaaataatccaaaactAAATCGAATCTTAGATTCGATCAATTTTAGATTGGTTAATCGAGAATTGCACACCCCTAGATTTAATTGCCCAGCCAAAGATTAGGTTTAAGTTTGCCAGCTATCCAATTACCCTAGTCTTCTCTACACGCACACAGCCCACGATTCAGTATGGTCGAGCAATGCCCAATGACTGGTATTCTCAGTCGTCGTCGTCTTGCTGCTCTACCATTAGCCTGTCCCCACCACCAAATATGCTACTGCCATCGCCATTCTGCCCCCGTCGCTTAAGTGGCCACCAATCTTTGAATCCCGAGGATGACCGCCATGCTCCACGACTCAGCTATTTTTCTGTCGCCACCAGATCTACCCCGCCGCACTCCACCATCGCCAGCCTAGACCGGGAacaaacaattttcttttcttttttaattcgaACCTATTTGATCGGTTTTCATTGTTTACTTGTTCTGATCGATTCATTTCATATTTGACCACTCTAATTTTTCGTCCCATACTCGGAGACAAGTCTAGTCTTCGATTGGAATAGGtctaattcaaattagaaaaaaatgcaagcaactcctttttatattgtaaatgaagaaattatcttttagaaaaaaaatagtaatatttatcttagtatttttaaaaatatagcaatttatttcatgtattttttaaaattaaataatttatctccttagATAAGAAAGTAAATcactcaatttttaaaaatataagggaataaattattattatttttttatatgaagataatttgcacatttacaatttcaaattaagataaattgcattaaatccaACTTAAAAACATTGATTTCCTTTTaccctctttttctttttctaaggGTAATTTGAGTCATGTCATGGTTATTTTTTCCTATCGTccaaagtaatttaaaattttattatatttattacattaaatgaaaaaacaaaaacaaaatacacaataataaaaactagtaatatcatatatgcatgaataaaatactattaataaatttaaggatatggtagaaaaatgaatatgttgatgagaaaaaaaaattatgaagatAGTTATCCCAATTCGAGCAGGGACGGAGCTCCAGAACTTAgtcgaagaagaagaaacttttcttttaaaattattctttttgtttttttcattgCTCCCCATAATATCAAATACACAACCTAGTAAATAATCATTGGACAAGTGTCACCATCTATATTAtaccctatgcaacttttgaaaggtagttttagtccatatgcactcataggggtaaactTGTCCGAAAATatgtcagaggactaaaagtaagcaatttcataagttactggacctaaacaaaaatggacatagttatcggactaaaattaaaattagacatacttagcggactaaaataatacttttctctaGAAATTAACTgtaatgaaattttgtatttcttctAGTGTGTGAGGGTTAGagtcactagaaaaaaatctgTTATTAGCTATAATTTTGTTATCTACTGattaaaattatggtaaataattatcattaactATAGTTGTGTAAAAATCGATGCAAACTTACAATCTACCAATGGAAACTATTTTTGCCATTGTTATAGCTATGTCAAATGTTTTTTGCCACACTCGTAAAAATCACGGTCAACAACTATTATATGGTATATCAATGACTATTTACTAAAACTTTGTTTCTAACTATAGCAATTAGCcatgattaaatattgtattttttataacggGAAATCACCTTTTGTTGGTAAAATattgttgaataaaatatcctcaaagatatttttttacataaaatgaTCATGTCTTTAAACTATTCTATCAATACTATTCAATTcattaacataaaattataaacaaaatatttaagaaaatttcaattatttattttatttttcttctctttcatataattaaataaaaaatttaaattatgtttatggATCGAATGTATTCCGATAATTAGTAAATGTATTAAGTGAGAGGGGCCTCCGATAACTACTATTGGTTGATAATAAACATGTGCACTATAATATTtgtagggtaaattacaactacttctattgaaatttggcataattatgaatactctcTCGTcgtttaaaaattacaaataccccctgattttaacgatcgtctaacaattagcttAATCCGTTAGATTTCCATCCATTTTTACGGTGAACTTACCAAAATGCCATTgtgaactaaaaattataattttattttattagttaaaaaattattttttttattgaattaagtggataattttttttataatttttaaattttttcgtCCATCcaatttgattcttttataagttttcaattgtttaaaaaaaataaaaaatacagtaaagtcaaagttgacaatttcatacctccattcagtgattacataatttcatcaaacatcatatgattatttgtaattttttaaacaacgagaaggtattcgtaattatgtcaaacctcagggaagctcattgtaatttacccaatattCGTATTTACTTTATctctttgaatttaattttagaaataaattttttattcagacatatttaaagttaattctttatcaattttaatctattcattttatttttctttcatttaattaaataaatagaataagaGTCTAAATTGCGTACTAGAACTAAGTATGCTTGGATCACTGGTATTATACATATCTAATACtagtaaaatatgaattatgtGGTAAAAGATGtaacaagaaaattttatcataaatttaatagttaaaaagtatgtcatatataatacatttttaattatattgcatTGCTTtacgtttttttttattatacatatagtccataacttaatttttttcttaaagtaacatcattttatttatacaagttATATTCAACCAGAAAATATACCAGCCACATGCTTAGTACGCTgcctttttataattaatatcaaatgaaATTGTGCTAGAGGACTagcataataattttttttttataaaataatgaaaagggCACGGTATcattagaatcaaataaattgttatttattgatatattttgtatttaaatattttaaaaatattttcataaatagtatacattaatttaattcaaaataaaattttaatagatattctttttacaataagaagaaaatgatgaaataatacctaaacttttgaacaaaaattatatatacgtaGATCTATGCTagtcgaatattaatataaatatataatcgtataatttataattttatcctgaatttatatttttttagtaattataatatcaatagcaattttatttttgttaacaataataatttattattaaagaccgaagtattttttttcttcggatgcaagaaaaattaaataaccgtaaaaaactttaaaatccTAAAGAGTGTAAGTGTGTGATAAAGAGAGATGCGTATGAATAAAGATATCTTTGTcttatgatatattaatattatagaatttatagatgttataaaaagaatttgaaaaattatattttttaaaaagcttataagatccgaaatattttattttaaaattttataagctttttaataaaacttaattttcctataaaaatacttaaaactCGGGGAAGGAGTCTCGAGCattaaaattcaatccaaaataataaaagggataattacttCAACAtatttatggtttatttatataatttatttttatttttttaaaaaattatatatatctatcagaaatattaatattatttacataaat
This Sesamum indicum cultivar Zhongzhi No. 13 linkage group LG5, S_indicum_v1.0, whole genome shotgun sequence DNA region includes the following protein-coding sequences:
- the LOC105162036 gene encoding uncharacterized protein LOC105162036, producing the protein MDLKESRQLRWADENCESMESSSIDDSGDQTTELSDDANSFSSPSSSSSSPSCGPLYELADLMAQLPIKRGLSKYYDGKSRSFACLASVGSVEDLAKKEISCYSKRMKSCKSYGANLNNRHKFGPRPTIAKRSPKTPFSPSKGAMLVN